From the genome of Arthrobacter alpinus, one region includes:
- a CDS encoding GntR family transcriptional regulator, translating to MSEETGSKSERAYAAIKEKILGGEYSPGYRLVLAKLAEDLGFSVVPVREAIRRLEAEDFVTFERNVGATVAGIEPTEYLFTMQTLSIVEGAATALSAPLITPGDIARARAINAQMRSCLEHFDPLRFTALNLEFHSVLFENCPNPHILDLVHRGWNRLKTLRSSTFSYVPGRAQESVAEHEALLELLESGAGTDDIERAARAHRAATLDAYLAHSHRDAPATLAQLH from the coding sequence GTGAGCGAGGAAACCGGCAGCAAGTCAGAACGCGCCTACGCCGCCATCAAGGAAAAAATCTTAGGTGGCGAGTACTCCCCCGGCTACCGGCTGGTGCTGGCCAAGCTCGCCGAGGACCTCGGCTTCAGCGTGGTCCCGGTCCGGGAGGCCATCCGCCGGCTGGAGGCCGAGGACTTCGTCACCTTTGAACGCAACGTTGGCGCCACGGTGGCTGGGATCGAGCCCACCGAATACCTGTTCACCATGCAGACTCTGTCCATCGTGGAGGGAGCGGCAACCGCACTGTCCGCACCGCTCATCACGCCGGGGGACATTGCACGCGCGCGGGCCATCAACGCCCAAATGCGTTCCTGCCTGGAGCACTTCGACCCCCTGCGCTTTACGGCGCTGAACCTGGAATTCCACAGCGTCCTGTTTGAAAACTGTCCCAACCCGCACATCCTGGACCTGGTCCACCGCGGCTGGAACCGGCTCAAGACGCTGCGCTCCTCCACCTTCAGCTACGTCCCGGGCCGGGCCCAGGAATCTGTGGCCGAGCACGAGGCGCTGCTGGAGTTGCTGGAAAGCGGGGCGGGGACGGATGACATAGAACGTGCCGCCCGCGCCCACCGTGCCGCCACCCTCGACGCCTATCTGGCACACAGCCACCGCGACGCACCGGCCACCCTGGCCCAACTTCACTAA
- a CDS encoding fumarylacetoacetate hydrolase family protein, protein MEQVTAATIKAAGKVIAVHLAYQSRADQRGRTPAKPSYFLKASSSLSLSGSDIERPAGCELLAYEGEIALIIGTAARRVSPAEAWSHVGQVSASNDLGVYDLKYADKGSNVRSKSGDGFTPFGPALIPAADIDPAALRVRTWVNGELVQEDTTAGLIFPFSQIIADLSQLMTLEPGDVILTGTPAGSSVAVPGDVLEVEVDAPAQGLSTGRLRTAVVQGTTELAEFGNGPKATDTDREDAYGSAEAAGLAPKGLSAELKRKLTSVGTATLSAQLRQRGLNNVSIDGLKSTRPELRIAGTARTLRYVPNREDLFKTHGGGYNAQKRIINTLNDGDVLVMEARGEPGTGTVGDILALRAQVRGAAAIVTDGGVRDVAAVAALDMPTFFTGAHPAVLGRKHIPWDTDLTISCGGATVQPGDIIVGDADGVLVIPPSLAQEVADAAISQEHEETFIAEMVAEGHGVEGLYPMNAAWKAKFAQWAATHPHPAAQP, encoded by the coding sequence GTGGAACAAGTCACCGCAGCCACCATCAAGGCCGCAGGCAAGGTCATCGCCGTCCACCTGGCGTACCAGTCGCGGGCCGATCAGCGCGGCCGCACGCCAGCCAAGCCATCCTATTTCCTGAAGGCCTCCTCGTCGTTGAGCCTGAGTGGCTCGGACATCGAACGCCCGGCCGGCTGCGAGCTTCTCGCTTACGAGGGTGAGATCGCCTTGATCATCGGCACCGCGGCCCGGCGCGTCAGCCCCGCGGAAGCCTGGTCGCATGTCGGGCAGGTGAGCGCCAGTAACGATTTGGGTGTTTACGACCTCAAGTACGCGGACAAGGGCTCCAACGTCCGTTCCAAGTCCGGCGACGGCTTCACCCCTTTCGGGCCGGCCCTCATTCCGGCTGCGGACATCGACCCGGCGGCCCTGCGCGTGCGCACCTGGGTTAACGGGGAACTGGTCCAGGAAGACACCACGGCCGGGCTGATTTTCCCGTTCAGCCAGATCATTGCCGACCTCTCCCAGCTCATGACTTTGGAACCCGGCGACGTCATCCTGACCGGCACCCCCGCAGGCTCCTCTGTGGCCGTCCCCGGCGACGTCCTTGAGGTTGAAGTCGACGCGCCGGCCCAAGGTCTGAGCACCGGCCGGCTGCGTACCGCCGTCGTGCAGGGGACCACGGAACTGGCCGAATTCGGCAACGGCCCCAAGGCCACCGACACGGACCGTGAGGACGCGTACGGTTCCGCCGAGGCTGCCGGCCTGGCTCCGAAGGGCCTCAGTGCGGAGCTCAAACGCAAGTTGACCAGCGTCGGCACAGCCACGCTGAGCGCCCAGCTGCGCCAGCGCGGATTGAACAACGTCAGCATCGACGGGCTCAAATCAACCCGCCCCGAACTGCGGATCGCCGGCACCGCCCGCACCCTGCGCTACGTGCCCAACCGTGAGGACCTGTTCAAGACGCACGGCGGCGGCTACAACGCCCAAAAGCGCATCATCAACACCCTCAACGACGGCGACGTCCTGGTCATGGAGGCCCGCGGCGAACCCGGCACAGGCACCGTGGGCGACATCTTGGCCCTGCGTGCACAGGTCAGAGGTGCCGCGGCCATCGTCACCGACGGAGGCGTCCGCGACGTGGCCGCCGTCGCGGCCCTGGACATGCCCACCTTCTTCACCGGCGCCCACCCCGCGGTGTTGGGACGCAAACACATCCCTTGGGACACGGACCTGACCATCTCCTGCGGCGGTGCCACCGTCCAGCCCGGTGACATCATCGTCGGCGACGCCGACGGCGTACTGGTCATCCCGCCGTCGTTGGCGCAAGAGGTGGCCGACGCCGCCATCTCCCAGGAGCACGAGGAAACGTTCATCGCCGAGATGGTCGCCGAGGGCCACGGCGTGGAGGGCCTGTACCCGATGAACGCGGCGTGGAAGGCAAAGTTTGCGCAGTGGGCCGCCACGCATCCCCACCCGGCGGCACAGCCGTGA
- a CDS encoding Lrp/AsnC family transcriptional regulator, which yields MKVDALDAAIVELFTAEPGIGVLECSRRLKIARATVQGRLDRLQLGGVITGIIPQIDPAALGYPIITFCSIEIAQGIGHGVVFDAISAIPEILEMHTVSGASDILVKIVAKSTTDLQLVLDILSQTPGVARTSTVIVLETHMQNRHLPLFKAAARI from the coding sequence ATGAAAGTTGACGCACTGGATGCCGCGATTGTTGAGTTGTTCACGGCCGAGCCTGGAATTGGCGTGCTGGAGTGCTCGCGGCGGCTCAAGATCGCCCGCGCCACGGTGCAGGGCCGGCTCGACCGGCTGCAATTGGGCGGCGTCATCACCGGGATCATTCCGCAGATTGACCCCGCAGCCCTGGGCTACCCCATCATCACGTTTTGTTCCATCGAGATCGCCCAGGGGATTGGCCACGGCGTTGTCTTTGACGCCATTTCTGCGATTCCTGAAATCCTGGAGATGCACACGGTTTCAGGAGCCAGCGACATCCTGGTCAAGATCGTGGCCAAGTCCACCACGGATCTCCAATTGGTGCTCGACATCTTGTCCCAGACGCCCGGCGTTGCCCGCACCTCCACTGTGATTGTCCTGGAAACCCACATGCAGAACCGGCACCTTCCCTTGTTCAAGGCCGCAGCGCGAATCTGA
- a CDS encoding thiamine pyrophosphate-binding protein produces MTQTPTISDVVADVCARHTDTVFGLMGNGNAFFTSNVTSRGLRYISARHEAGTVAMADAYHRASGEIAVATVTYGAGFTNCLTSLAEAAKARIPMVVVVGDVPTTGPRAWDIDQAMVARGLGVETLTVAPDSAMAVTERAWALAARDQRPVIVAIPYDLAAADAGAQVPAVPVVGLVRPASNDADTRDVLRVLAGAARPLIVAGRGAVVAGAGAALRELGDGLGALFATSAMARNVFKSPWDLGIAGGFARMAAAELMRQADVVLVVGASLNTFQTRYGTLFDAGATVIQVDLGETATSACVSRFVRADAAEYTASLLAAAPTVSGGGWRKQHPEVADGSLAMELAEEEFALDGRLNPRAVAQMLDSVLPANRTIVQDGGHFIGWAPMYCKVPDPHALMMVGTAFQTIGLGLPSAVGAAAARPERLTVLVSGDGGALMGLADLDTVVRTVASGVMVVFNDAAYGAELHQYAVRGLDDTAMQIDEVDFAALGKALGASGTKMRSLADLQELRAWLDDGARGLFVLDVAVSQTVVAEYMQESMAPILAALTN; encoded by the coding sequence ATGACGCAAACACCAACCATCTCCGACGTCGTTGCCGACGTGTGTGCCCGGCACACGGACACCGTCTTTGGCCTCATGGGCAACGGCAACGCATTCTTTACCAGCAACGTCACCAGTCGCGGACTGCGCTACATCAGCGCCCGACATGAGGCTGGCACCGTTGCCATGGCCGACGCCTACCACCGGGCCTCCGGGGAGATCGCCGTGGCCACGGTGACCTATGGGGCGGGCTTCACCAATTGCCTCACCTCCCTGGCCGAGGCCGCCAAGGCCCGCATTCCCATGGTGGTGGTGGTCGGCGATGTTCCCACCACCGGCCCCCGCGCCTGGGACATCGACCAGGCGATGGTGGCCCGGGGTCTCGGCGTGGAGACGCTCACGGTTGCCCCGGACAGTGCCATGGCCGTAACGGAGCGGGCCTGGGCGTTGGCCGCCCGTGATCAACGTCCTGTGATTGTGGCGATCCCCTATGACCTCGCCGCAGCTGACGCCGGGGCCCAGGTTCCTGCGGTTCCCGTGGTAGGGCTTGTTCGTCCCGCGTCCAACGACGCCGACACCCGGGACGTGCTCCGGGTCCTGGCCGGTGCCGCCCGGCCCTTGATCGTTGCAGGCCGAGGTGCCGTGGTAGCGGGGGCGGGAGCTGCTTTGAGGGAACTCGGCGACGGGTTAGGGGCACTTTTTGCTACCTCGGCTATGGCAAGGAACGTCTTTAAGTCACCCTGGGATCTGGGGATCGCCGGCGGGTTCGCCAGGATGGCGGCTGCGGAGCTCATGCGACAGGCGGATGTGGTGCTTGTGGTGGGCGCCAGCCTGAATACCTTCCAAACCCGGTACGGGACCTTGTTCGACGCCGGTGCAACCGTGATCCAGGTGGATCTCGGCGAGACAGCCACCAGCGCCTGCGTCTCCCGGTTTGTGCGCGCCGATGCGGCCGAGTACACGGCATCACTGCTGGCCGCCGCACCCACAGTGTCCGGTGGGGGGTGGCGTAAGCAGCACCCGGAGGTTGCAGACGGCTCCTTAGCCATGGAGCTTGCCGAAGAAGAATTTGCCCTGGACGGCAGGCTGAACCCACGCGCGGTAGCCCAAATGCTCGATTCGGTACTCCCGGCCAACCGGACCATCGTCCAGGACGGCGGGCACTTCATTGGCTGGGCGCCCATGTACTGCAAAGTTCCTGATCCGCACGCCCTGATGATGGTGGGCACCGCATTTCAGACCATCGGCCTGGGCCTGCCGTCGGCCGTGGGGGCCGCGGCCGCCCGGCCTGAGCGGCTCACCGTGCTGGTATCCGGCGACGGCGGGGCGCTCATGGGTTTGGCTGATCTGGACACGGTGGTGCGGACCGTGGCGAGCGGTGTCATGGTGGTGTTCAACGACGCCGCCTACGGGGCGGAGCTGCACCAATACGCCGTGCGCGGCCTCGATGATACCGCCATGCAAATTGACGAGGTGGACTTTGCCGCCCTGGGCAAGGCGCTGGGCGCGTCAGGCACCAAGATGCGCTCACTGGCGGATCTTCAGGAACTGCGCGCCTGGCTGGACGACGGCGCCCGGGGACTCTTTGTCTTGGATGTGGCCGTTTCTCAGACGGTGGTGGCCGAATATATGCAAGAAAGCATGGCCCCCATCCTGGCGGCGCTGACGAACTAG
- a CDS encoding MFS transporter yields MPHSSTVTPTSTSAARRVLAGTLVGTTIEWYDFFIFAQLTATLLTPLFLKPLSESNPGLGQILAFAMIGISFLFRPLGAIVAGHLGDKYGRKRILVFTLILMGAATALIGLLPTYDQIGLLAPLLLVLLRVIQGFSAGGEWGGAALMAVEHAPANRRGYFGAYPQIGVPLGMILATGMLFILRTAMTPAQFMEWGWRIPFLLSVVLVVVGYVIRKAVEESPVFKQLALRKASEHTPLKQLFQTNTKQVVQAALIFVSNNAAGYLVIAFFIAYTTKVLKMPVAPVLLATTIGSVGWLIFTLVGGWLSDKIGRRATFLAGYALVFIWMIPMFALIDTGSVFLYGVAVFVLTIGLGLSYGPQSAMYAEMFPAHIRYSGISIGYAIGAILGGAFAAMVAEMLLQKTGWSGSIALYIMALTVVSMAAVLWVGETRGRNLHVEDVDPELVRLADEQVATGK; encoded by the coding sequence ATGCCCCACTCATCAACAGTTACACCAACGAGCACCTCCGCGGCTCGCCGGGTCTTAGCCGGGACACTGGTCGGCACCACCATTGAATGGTACGACTTTTTCATCTTTGCCCAGCTCACGGCGACGCTGCTGACCCCGCTCTTCCTCAAACCGTTGAGTGAGAGCAACCCCGGGCTCGGCCAGATCCTGGCGTTCGCCATGATCGGCATCTCCTTCCTCTTCCGTCCGCTTGGCGCCATTGTTGCCGGGCATTTGGGAGACAAATACGGCCGCAAGCGGATACTGGTGTTCACCCTGATCCTCATGGGTGCGGCCACCGCCTTGATCGGTCTGCTTCCCACCTATGATCAGATCGGCCTGTTGGCCCCGCTGCTGCTGGTGCTGCTACGCGTTATCCAGGGCTTCTCCGCCGGTGGCGAGTGGGGTGGGGCCGCGCTGATGGCCGTCGAACACGCCCCGGCCAACAGGCGCGGCTACTTTGGCGCCTACCCGCAGATCGGCGTGCCTCTGGGCATGATCCTGGCCACCGGCATGCTGTTCATCTTGCGTACCGCCATGACGCCGGCCCAGTTCATGGAGTGGGGATGGCGCATCCCGTTCCTGCTCTCGGTGGTGCTCGTTGTGGTCGGCTACGTGATCCGCAAGGCAGTGGAAGAGTCTCCTGTCTTCAAGCAGCTGGCACTTCGGAAGGCTTCCGAGCACACCCCGCTCAAGCAGCTGTTCCAGACCAATACCAAGCAGGTCGTCCAGGCGGCGCTGATCTTCGTCTCCAACAATGCCGCGGGTTACCTGGTTATCGCTTTCTTCATCGCGTACACCACCAAGGTGCTGAAAATGCCGGTAGCACCGGTTCTGCTGGCCACCACCATCGGCTCGGTCGGCTGGCTGATCTTCACCCTCGTTGGTGGCTGGCTCTCGGACAAGATCGGCCGCCGTGCCACATTCTTGGCCGGATATGCACTGGTGTTCATCTGGATGATTCCCATGTTTGCGCTAATCGACACCGGTAGCGTCTTCCTGTACGGTGTCGCCGTGTTCGTGCTGACCATCGGGCTGGGGTTGTCCTACGGGCCGCAGTCGGCAATGTATGCCGAGATGTTCCCGGCGCACATCCGCTACTCGGGCATCTCCATCGGGTACGCCATCGGCGCGATTCTCGGCGGTGCGTTCGCGGCCATGGTTGCGGAGATGTTGCTGCAGAAGACCGGCTGGTCCGGCTCCATCGCGTTGTACATCATGGCGTTGACGGTCGTCTCCATGGCCGCCGTGCTGTGGGTTGGTGAGACGCGCGGGCGCAACCTGCATGTCGAAGATGTCGACCCGGAGCTCGTGCGGCTGGCCGACGAGCAAGTGGCTACGGGAAAGTAA
- a CDS encoding APC family permease, whose product MSREQTVPPPSTTTDGGSGRGLSKRTLGVPSLVFMIIAASAPLTVVAGGIPSNFAVTGNIGIPLSFIVLGVCLVLFTAGYAAMSAHIRNAGAFYAYIAQGLGRATGVGAAWVALISYNAMQVGIYGLFGFASASFVNGKFGLNIPWWVAALVGFVIVGWLGINKVDLSAKVIGVLVGLEFLAVIVFDVVAFAVSPEGFSGAGLAPSSLFTAGVGAALAFSMAAFMGFESAAIYSEEAKDPTRSIARATYIAVGIIALFYAFSGWAMTVGTGPSQVVGQAQEFGPDLLFVFLSEHGAVLISDIAQVLFITSLLAALIAFHNAVARYVFSLGRESVLPRGFARVNARHAPVAGSLTQSAVALVMLVVFAIAGTDSELGVMYPVLTFFTWLTNTAAFGLVLLLVLISIAVIGYFRKHDSGYSVWTRVIAPGLATLSLGTVFVLIVVNFNVLIGTEGFSPLSWILPALAVVPGIVGLLWGLRLKKTRPEIYQGIGFGGADDTSA is encoded by the coding sequence ATGTCACGCGAACAAACCGTCCCACCCCCCAGCACCACCACCGACGGCGGATCCGGCCGGGGACTGAGCAAACGCACCCTCGGTGTTCCATCCTTAGTGTTCATGATCATCGCCGCCTCCGCACCCTTGACGGTGGTCGCCGGAGGTATTCCGAGCAACTTCGCCGTCACCGGAAATATCGGCATCCCGCTGTCGTTCATTGTCCTGGGCGTCTGCCTGGTGCTTTTCACCGCAGGATATGCGGCCATGAGTGCACACATCCGCAACGCCGGCGCATTTTATGCCTACATCGCCCAAGGCCTGGGCAGGGCCACGGGTGTCGGCGCCGCCTGGGTTGCGCTGATCTCCTACAACGCTATGCAGGTCGGCATTTACGGCCTCTTCGGCTTCGCGTCGGCATCCTTCGTCAACGGGAAATTTGGTCTGAACATCCCCTGGTGGGTGGCCGCATTGGTGGGCTTTGTCATCGTCGGCTGGTTGGGTATCAACAAGGTTGACCTCTCGGCCAAGGTCATCGGCGTGCTCGTCGGCCTGGAATTCCTCGCCGTGATCGTCTTTGACGTTGTCGCCTTCGCGGTCAGCCCGGAAGGCTTCAGCGGTGCCGGCCTGGCGCCGTCGAGCCTGTTCACAGCGGGAGTCGGCGCGGCGCTGGCGTTCAGCATGGCGGCGTTCATGGGCTTTGAATCGGCGGCCATCTACAGCGAAGAGGCAAAGGATCCCACCCGCTCCATCGCCCGGGCCACGTACATCGCTGTCGGCATTATCGCCCTTTTCTACGCCTTCTCCGGCTGGGCCATGACCGTCGGCACCGGACCGAGCCAAGTGGTTGGCCAGGCGCAGGAATTCGGCCCCGACCTGCTGTTTGTTTTCCTCTCCGAGCACGGCGCAGTGCTAATTTCGGACATCGCACAGGTCTTGTTCATCACCAGCTTGCTGGCCGCCCTCATCGCGTTCCACAATGCGGTGGCCCGGTACGTCTTCTCGCTGGGCCGTGAAAGCGTGCTGCCGCGAGGATTTGCCCGAGTTAACGCCCGGCATGCACCAGTGGCCGGTTCCCTGACCCAGTCCGCCGTGGCCCTGGTCATGCTGGTGGTCTTCGCCATCGCCGGGACAGATTCCGAGCTGGGAGTAATGTACCCCGTGCTGACCTTCTTTACCTGGCTGACCAACACCGCCGCTTTTGGCCTGGTGCTGTTGCTGGTTCTGATCTCCATCGCCGTCATCGGTTACTTCCGTAAACATGATTCGGGGTATTCGGTGTGGACGCGGGTCATTGCGCCGGGCCTAGCCACACTCAGCCTGGGTACCGTTTTTGTGCTGATCGTGGTGAACTTCAATGTGTTGATCGGCACGGAAGGGTTCTCCCCCTTGTCCTGGATCCTGCCGGCCCTGGCCGTTGTGCCGGGCATCGTCGGACTGCTGTGGGGGCTGCGGCTAAAGAAGACCCGCCCGGAGATCTACCAGGGCATCGGCTTTGGCGGGGCGGACGACACTTCCGCCTGA
- a CDS encoding aldehyde dehydrogenase family protein, whose translation METYADLLTAIAPVSGKMRTILDPATGDAVGEAPVHDVADLERAVAAATAAQPAWAALGHEARSAALLRAADAVERSAESLAHLLSREQGKPLNGPNARFEVGACAAWLRTAAATELTAETVVDDGQTHAEIHYRPIGVVGAIGPWNWPMMITVWQVAPALRMGNAVVVKPSEYTPLSVLALIQVLNTELPEGLLSVVCGGRDVGARLAEHPAIGKIMFTGSTATGKAIIRSSADTVKRLTLELGGNDAGIVLPDADPKAIAEDLFWGAFINTGQTCAALKRLYVHDDIYDDVCAALTSVAAAMPMGVGLDETNVLGPLQNQQQYNIVARLVEAAKDSGARVLLGGNPTPEQPGYFYPTTLIADIEHNNPLVTEEQFGPALPIIRYSTVDEAVAMANALDVGLGASVWSADLDAARSVAARLQAGTVWINKHGAVDPRIPFGGAKQSGYGLEFGVEGLKALGVPQVING comes from the coding sequence ATGGAAACGTACGCTGACCTCCTCACGGCAATCGCCCCGGTTTCCGGCAAGATGCGAACCATCCTGGACCCGGCCACGGGGGACGCTGTCGGTGAGGCGCCGGTTCACGATGTTGCGGACTTGGAGCGTGCCGTCGCCGCAGCCACGGCAGCCCAGCCCGCCTGGGCCGCCCTCGGCCATGAGGCTCGCAGCGCCGCCCTGCTCAGGGCGGCCGACGCCGTCGAACGCTCCGCCGAAAGCCTCGCCCATCTTCTCTCCCGCGAGCAGGGCAAGCCGTTGAACGGCCCCAACGCCCGCTTTGAGGTTGGCGCCTGTGCCGCATGGCTGCGCACTGCCGCCGCAACCGAGCTGACCGCCGAAACAGTGGTTGACGACGGCCAGACGCACGCCGAAATTCACTACCGTCCCATCGGCGTAGTCGGCGCCATCGGGCCCTGGAACTGGCCCATGATGATCACGGTGTGGCAAGTGGCCCCGGCCCTGCGCATGGGCAACGCCGTGGTGGTCAAGCCTTCCGAGTACACCCCGCTGAGCGTCCTAGCCCTGATCCAGGTGTTGAACACGGAACTTCCCGAAGGGCTGCTCTCGGTGGTCTGCGGCGGCAGGGACGTGGGTGCCCGGCTTGCCGAGCACCCGGCGATCGGCAAGATCATGTTCACCGGGTCCACGGCCACCGGCAAGGCGATCATCAGGTCCTCCGCGGACACCGTCAAGCGGCTCACCCTTGAGCTGGGCGGCAATGACGCCGGGATCGTGCTCCCCGACGCGGATCCGAAGGCCATCGCCGAGGACTTGTTCTGGGGCGCCTTCATCAACACCGGCCAGACCTGCGCCGCGCTGAAGCGGCTGTATGTCCACGATGACATTTACGACGACGTCTGTGCGGCGCTGACCTCTGTCGCCGCCGCCATGCCGATGGGTGTTGGCCTGGACGAGACCAACGTCCTGGGTCCCCTGCAGAACCAGCAGCAGTACAACATCGTGGCGCGGCTGGTGGAGGCGGCCAAGGACTCCGGCGCCAGGGTGTTGCTGGGCGGGAATCCTACCCCCGAGCAGCCCGGTTACTTCTACCCGACCACGCTCATTGCCGACATCGAGCACAACAACCCCTTGGTGACGGAAGAACAGTTCGGCCCGGCCCTGCCCATCATCCGCTACAGCACTGTTGACGAGGCGGTCGCCATGGCCAACGCCCTCGATGTGGGCCTTGGCGCATCCGTCTGGTCCGCCGATCTGGATGCGGCGCGCAGCGTGGCGGCACGCTTGCAGGCCGGCACCGTTTGGATCAACAAGCACGGCGCCGTGGACCCCCGCATTCCGTTCGGCGGGGCGAAGCAGTCCGGCTACGGACTCGAGTTCGGCGTCGAAGGCCTCAAGGCGCTCGGCGTCCCTCAGGTCATCAACGGCTAG